A region from the Halanaerobiales bacterium genome encodes:
- a CDS encoding ECF transporter S component, producing MDIKKITNIGVLSALSFILMITIRFPLFLPFLIYEPGDIPILIISFLYGPVPALISTALLSVFMALFTGLGGPFGAVMHFIATGTLVATAGFVYKKYHSKKGAILGLIAGSISMTLIMSLANVFLNPIFYGIPKEKTINMLLPGIIPFNLTKAFINSGITVFLYKKIAEFLREKGILTSLENI from the coding sequence ATGGATATTAAAAAAATAACAAATATTGGAGTACTTTCTGCATTATCTTTTATATTAATGATTACTATAAGATTTCCCTTATTTTTACCATTTTTAATTTATGAACCTGGTGATATTCCTATTTTAATCATATCTTTTTTATATGGACCAGTTCCCGCTTTAATTTCTACGGCGTTATTATCTGTATTTATGGCTTTATTTACCGGTTTAGGTGGTCCATTTGGAGCGGTAATGCATTTTATTGCTACAGGAACTTTAGTTGCTACAGCGGGTTTTGTTTATAAAAAATATCATTCTAAAAAAGGTGCAATTTTAGGGTTGATTGCTGGTTCAATCTCTATGACTTTGATTATGTCATTAGCTAATGTATTTTTGAATCCTATTTTTTATGGAATTCCTAAAGAAAAAACTATCAATATGTTATTACCAGGGATTATACCTTTTAATTTAACTAAAGCTTTTATAAATTCAGGTATAACTGTATTTTTATATAAAAAAATTGCGGAATTTTTAAGAGAAAAAGGCATTTTAACTTCTTTAGAAAATATATAA
- a CDS encoding MBL fold metallo-hydrolase — MLIKFLGTGTSHGIPVVGCNCETCRSNNPKNKRMRSSIFIREKNTDILIDTSPEIRLQMLENDITNIDLVLFTHAHADHIMGFDDIRVINWLKGSSVPCYGNKDTMNKIKNIFDYIFDPLQMGGGIPQVTLNTIKKKFEFNNISITPLKVKHGELDVFGYKIKNMAYITDCSYIPKETFKKIKNIDLLIIDALRFEEHPTHMNLEEALEVVKKIKPKKTFFTHISHEMEHEKTNKMLPNNIELAYDGLNLEITKKEVIKN, encoded by the coding sequence TTGTTAATAAAATTCTTAGGTACTGGAACCTCACATGGAATACCAGTTGTAGGTTGTAATTGTGAGACATGTAGATCTAATAATCCCAAAAATAAAAGAATGAGGTCTTCAATTTTCATTAGGGAAAAAAATACTGATATATTAATAGATACCAGTCCTGAAATAAGATTACAAATGTTAGAAAATGATATTACAAATATTGATTTAGTTTTATTTACTCATGCTCATGCTGATCATATAATGGGATTTGATGATATACGAGTTATTAATTGGCTAAAAGGTAGTTCTGTTCCCTGTTATGGGAATAAAGATACTATGAATAAAATAAAAAATATTTTTGATTATATTTTTGATCCATTACAAATGGGGGGTGGAATTCCTCAGGTAACTTTAAATACAATAAAGAAAAAATTTGAATTTAATAATATTTCTATTACTCCTTTAAAAGTAAAACATGGTGAATTGGATGTATTTGGTTATAAAATAAAGAATATGGCATATATTACTGATTGCAGTTATATTCCAAAAGAAACTTTTAAAAAAATAAAAAATATTGATTTATTAATTATTGATGCACTTCGCTTTGAAGAACATCCTACTCACATGAATTTAGAAGAAGCACTAGAAGTTGTAAAAAAAATAAAACCTAAAAAAACCTTCTTTACCCATATTTCACATGAAATGGAACATGAAAAAACAAATAAAATGTTACCTAATAATATAGAATTAGCCTATGATGGGTTAAATTTAGAAATTACTAAAAAAGAGGTGATTAAAAATTAA
- the trmL gene encoding tRNA (uridine(34)/cytosine(34)/5-carboxymethylaminomethyluridine(34)-2'-O)-methyltransferase TrmL, whose translation MNIVLVEPEIPQNTGNIARTCAVTNSSLHLVRPLGFSTDDKYLKRAGLDYWDMLDIYYYDSFKEFLKKHNDSNLYFASKKAPNSYHEMNYSKNDFFVFGKETAGLPEKFLKNNLNKTIRIPMVADKNARSLNLANSVAIVLYEALRQLNFSGFEKYSNI comes from the coding sequence ATTAACATTGTATTAGTTGAACCTGAAATTCCACAAAACACAGGAAACATTGCTAGAACATGTGCTGTAACAAATAGTTCATTACATTTAGTTAGACCCTTGGGCTTTTCAACTGATGATAAATATTTAAAACGAGCAGGATTAGATTACTGGGATATGCTGGACATATATTATTATGATTCTTTCAAGGAATTTTTAAAAAAACATAATGATAGTAATTTATATTTTGCTTCAAAGAAAGCTCCTAATTCTTATCATGAAATGAATTATTCTAAAAATGATTTTTTTGTTTTTGGAAAAGAAACTGCTGGTTTACCAGAAAAATTTTTAAAAAATAATCTAAATAAGACAATAAGGATTCCAATGGTAGCTGACAAAAATGCAAGGTCTTTAAATCTTGCAAATTCAGTAGCTATTGTTTTGTATGAGGCATTAAGACAATTAAATTTTTCTGGTTTTGAAAAATATTCTAATATTTAA